The region CTGTAGAGCAGAAAGCTCAGGCTGCGAAAAAACACCACAAAAAACACGTTAAACACACTGCGACCAAACCGGCTGCACAACCGGCTGCATAAGTAAACGTGTCTGATACCGGCGTTCGTATCAGAACGCTGTGACAAGTCGGCGCTGAACCCTTAGGGTGAAGCGCCGTTTTTCTCTGGAGGGCCTATGATGCTGCGACGTTATCGTTTTGAAGTCATTCTGGCGATGTTAATCATCTGCGCACTGATTGCCGTCCGCTTTTATCTTTATTAATGTAGCACGCTGATTTTACTCCCACTTTCTGCTCGTCCCGTCTATATTTGTTTACCTGGGCTTACGTTAATAATCATAATTACCCCACCAGAGTGTGATATGCGAAAAACCGTTGTGCTGTTGCTGGGACCGCTGTTTTTGTTTTCCGCTGTTGGACATGCTGACGATGGCGGCGATGACGCGATAAGCGCCCGTGATGTGAAAACGCTCTTTTTTGGTCATGATGACAGGGTGTCTGTTACTACCCCTACCAAAGCGCCGTGGGATGCGATTGGTCAGCTGGAAACCGCCAGCGGCAATCTGTGCACAGCTACGCTTATCTCGCCGCACCTGGCATTAACCGCCGGGCACTGCCTGTTAACACCGCCGCGCGGCAAAGCGGACAAAGCCGTAGCGCTGCGCTTTGTTTCGCAACGAGGCAGCTGGCGGTATGAAATTCACGGTATCGAAGGCCGTGTCGATCCGTCGCTCGGCCACCGCCTGAAAGCCGACGGCGATGGCTGGATTGTTCCCTCTTCTGCCGCGCCCTGGGATTTCGGGCTGATCGTGTTACGGTATCCCCCTTCCGGCATTACGCCGCTGCCGATCTTTGTCGGCGATAAAGATGAACTCACCGCCGCATTAAAAGCGACCGACCGTAAAGTCACGCAGGCGGGCTACCCGGAAGATCATCTTGATAGCCTGTTCAGCCACCAGGATTGTGTCGTCACCGGCTGGGCGCAAAATAGCGTATTGTCACACCAGTGCGATACGCTGCCCGGCGACAGCGGTTCGCCACTGATGTTAAAAACCGATGCGGGCTGGCAGTTGATTGCCGTGCAAAGCTCGGCGCCGGCGGCGAAAGATCGCTGGCGCGCCGACAACCGCGCCATTTCGGTTACCGGTTTTCGTGACAAACTGGAAGCGCTGGCAAAAGAGGCAGACGAGTAATTCAGCCCTTTCGCAGCAAAGGTAACTGCAAAATATCCTTAATCGGCATCGGTTCGCTGAAATAGTACCCCTGCAGCTGGTCGCAGCCGGCCAGCCGCAGCAGCTTCATCTGCTTCTCGTTTTCCACACCTTCCGCCACCACCTGCATGCCCAGCGCGCTGGCAATACGGATCGTACCGCTCACCAGCGCCGAGGCTTGTTCATCGTCATCCACCAGCCCGGCCAGCGATTTATCAATTTTGATGGTGTCGAAATTAAAGCGCCGCAGGTAACCAATACTCGAATAACCCGTCCCGAAATCATCCAGCGCAACCGCCGTGCCCAACGCTTTCAGATTGGCGATGGCCGAACGGGCGCGCTCCGGGTTTTCCAGCACGTAGGTTTCCGTCACCTCCAGTTGTAAGCGGTGCGCCGGAAACAGG is a window of Enterobacter sp. R4-368 DNA encoding:
- a CDS encoding serine protease translates to MRKTVVLLLGPLFLFSAVGHADDGGDDAISARDVKTLFFGHDDRVSVTTPTKAPWDAIGQLETASGNLCTATLISPHLALTAGHCLLTPPRGKADKAVALRFVSQRGSWRYEIHGIEGRVDPSLGHRLKADGDGWIVPSSAAPWDFGLIVLRYPPSGITPLPIFVGDKDELTAALKATDRKVTQAGYPEDHLDSLFSHQDCVVTGWAQNSVLSHQCDTLPGDSGSPLMLKTDAGWQLIAVQSSAPAAKDRWRADNRAISVTGFRDKLEALAKEADE